The following coding sequences are from one Paenibacillus sp. FSL R5-0912 window:
- a CDS encoding DUF951 domain-containing protein, with protein sequence MERKVFGLGDIVQMKKPHPCGTNEMEIIRMGMDIRIKCTGCQHSVLIPRAKFEKNMKKVLRSAEGGAENN encoded by the coding sequence ATGGAACGTAAAGTATTCGGGCTGGGTGATATTGTACAGATGAAGAAGCCGCATCCCTGCGGAACGAACGAGATGGAGATTATCCGTATGGGGATGGATATCCGGATTAAATGTACCGGCTGTCAGCATAGCGTCCTAATCCCCCGTGCAAAATTTGAAAAAAACATGAAGAAGGTTCTTCGTTCCGCTGAAGGCGGGGCAGAAAACAATTAA